In Kitasatospora sp. NA04385, a single genomic region encodes these proteins:
- a CDS encoding carbohydrate ABC transporter permease, translating to MTKPLTLPAPAPAPAAARTGRSAPARPRPSALLSKAGVTAMLGLAALYTLLPMLWLLLSSTKSRQDLFSTNGFAPGKQFALFDNLGHLFGTDHGIYLRWIVNTVLYAGVGALLATVFAVAAGYAFDKLAFPGKEKLFAFALLGVMVPGTALAIPLYLLAARVGLVNTFWGVFLPGLVFPFGVYLARVFSAAYVPDEVLEAARMDGAGEFRAFCRIAFPMLAPAFVTIFLFQFTQIWNSFFLPLVMLSDKDLFPVNLGLYVWYSSALSQGHPQDYLLAVVGSLVSVAPLVVLFLMLQRFWKSGMTAGAVK from the coding sequence GTGACCAAGCCCCTGACCCTCCCGGCCCCGGCCCCCGCCCCCGCCGCGGCCCGGACCGGCCGGAGCGCCCCGGCCCGGCCGCGCCCCTCGGCCCTGCTGTCCAAGGCCGGTGTGACCGCGATGCTGGGCCTGGCCGCCCTCTACACCCTGCTGCCGATGCTCTGGCTGCTGCTGTCCTCCACCAAGAGCCGGCAGGACCTGTTCAGCACGAACGGCTTCGCCCCCGGCAAGCAGTTCGCGCTCTTCGACAACCTCGGCCACCTGTTCGGCACCGACCACGGCATCTACCTGCGCTGGATCGTCAACACGGTGCTGTACGCGGGCGTCGGCGCCCTGCTGGCCACGGTGTTCGCGGTGGCCGCCGGGTACGCCTTCGACAAGCTGGCCTTCCCCGGCAAGGAGAAGCTCTTCGCCTTCGCCCTGCTCGGCGTGATGGTGCCGGGCACCGCGCTGGCGATCCCGCTGTACCTGCTCGCCGCCCGGGTCGGCCTGGTGAACACCTTCTGGGGCGTCTTCCTGCCCGGCCTGGTCTTCCCGTTCGGCGTCTACCTGGCCCGGGTGTTCAGCGCCGCCTACGTCCCCGACGAGGTGCTGGAGGCCGCCCGGATGGACGGGGCCGGCGAGTTCCGGGCGTTCTGCCGGATCGCCTTCCCGATGCTCGCCCCGGCCTTCGTGACCATCTTCCTGTTCCAGTTCACCCAGATCTGGAACTCCTTCTTCCTGCCCCTGGTGATGCTGTCCGACAAGGACCTGTTCCCGGTCAACCTCGGCCTGTACGTCTGGTACTCGTCCGCGCTCTCCCAGGGGCACCCGCAGGACTACCTGCTGGCCGTCGTCGGATCGCTGGTGTCCGTGGCGCCGCTGGTGGTGCTGTTCCTGATGCTCCAGCGGTTCTGGAAGTCCGGCATGACGGCCGGCGCCGTCAAGTAG
- a CDS encoding carbohydrate ABC transporter permease produces the protein MASPSARAQRRTAALLLAPFLVLFSAVTLAPLLYAGWMSLFTTRTSGLGFGGARQVFAGLDNFTAALSDPAFRHGFLTIAVYVAVYIPVMIGGALALALLLDSGLARARAFFQLALFLPHAVPGLIAALIWVYLYTPGLSPVIDLLGNIDFLSADNAVFSTANIAVWEWTGYNTVIFYAALKAVPGEVLDAARIDGAGGIRTALSIKLPMIRPSVALAVLFTVIGSIQLFTEPKVIYSASSAIGSSWTPNMYVQTAAFTRNDFGLAAAASLLIALFAAVLSFLVTRLSRHRSQS, from the coding sequence ATGGCAAGCCCGTCAGCCCGTGCCCAGCGCCGCACCGCCGCGCTGCTGCTGGCACCGTTTCTCGTCCTGTTCAGCGCCGTCACCCTCGCCCCGCTGCTCTACGCGGGCTGGATGAGCCTGTTCACCACCCGCACCTCCGGCCTCGGCTTCGGCGGCGCCCGCCAGGTCTTCGCCGGCCTGGACAACTTCACCGCCGCGCTGTCCGACCCGGCGTTCCGCCACGGGTTCCTGACCATCGCCGTCTACGTCGCGGTCTACATCCCGGTGATGATCGGCGGCGCGCTCGCCCTGGCGCTGCTGCTGGACTCGGGGCTGGCCCGGGCCCGCGCCTTCTTCCAGCTGGCCCTGTTCCTGCCGCACGCGGTGCCCGGGCTGATCGCGGCGCTGATCTGGGTCTACCTGTACACCCCCGGCCTCAGCCCGGTGATCGACCTGCTCGGGAACATCGACTTCCTGTCGGCGGACAACGCGGTCTTCTCCACCGCCAACATCGCGGTCTGGGAGTGGACCGGCTACAACACGGTGATCTTCTACGCCGCGCTCAAGGCGGTGCCCGGCGAGGTGCTGGACGCGGCCCGGATCGACGGCGCGGGCGGCATCCGCACCGCCCTGTCGATCAAGCTGCCGATGATCCGCCCCTCGGTCGCGCTGGCCGTGCTGTTCACGGTGATCGGATCGATCCAGCTGTTCACCGAGCCGAAGGTCATCTACAGCGCCTCCAGCGCGATCGGCAGCAGTTGGACGCCCAACATGTACGTCCAGACCGCCGCCTTCACCCGCAACGACTTCGGCCTGGCGGCGGCCGCCTCGCTGCTCATCGCGCTGTTCGCCGCCGTCCTGTCGTTCCTCGTCACCCGTCTGTCGCGCCACCGGAGCCAGTCGTGA
- a CDS encoding substrate-binding domain-containing protein: MLADERRQAILRAVEHRGAITVKELATEMGVSAVTLRQDVRELADRGLLTRVHGGARALAGSEPAPVPSQAQVQGQAQTQTQGQVAAAPGGAEHRTLGLVVPPGGYYYAEVIRGVQDAARARGVRVVLAVSGESLADHREQVRRLLAGGVDGLLLMLHPGLRPTEETERWLGGIEVPAVLVERRAGPGAGRLEQVASDHAYGAALAVRHLAGLGHDRVALVARAESPNTALLSAGCAEAVKSMGLVPGPEYRIPTTGDAAATDARFEEVVGAVAAGEFRAALVHNDIDAITLLGLLRARNLRVPEDLAMITYDDEVAELSEIPLTAVAPPKQAVGSWALELVLRRLADPAAPLAEVLLRPELRVRASCGAGGAARPS; encoded by the coding sequence GTGTTGGCTGACGAACGGCGGCAGGCGATCCTGCGCGCGGTGGAGCACCGGGGCGCGATCACCGTGAAGGAACTGGCCACGGAGATGGGGGTCTCCGCCGTCACCCTGCGCCAAGACGTGCGGGAGCTGGCCGACCGGGGGCTGCTGACCCGGGTGCACGGCGGCGCGCGGGCCCTGGCCGGGTCCGAACCGGCCCCCGTCCCGAGCCAGGCCCAAGTCCAGGGCCAGGCCCAGACCCAGACCCAGGGCCAGGTCGCCGCCGCGCCGGGCGGGGCGGAGCACCGCACGCTCGGGCTGGTGGTGCCGCCGGGCGGCTACTACTACGCGGAGGTGATCCGGGGCGTCCAGGACGCGGCCCGGGCCCGCGGCGTGCGGGTGGTGCTGGCCGTCTCCGGGGAGTCGCTGGCCGACCACCGGGAGCAGGTGCGCCGGCTGCTGGCCGGCGGCGTCGACGGCCTGCTGCTGATGCTGCACCCGGGCCTGCGCCCGACGGAGGAGACCGAGCGGTGGCTGGGCGGCATCGAGGTGCCGGCCGTCCTGGTGGAGCGCCGGGCGGGGCCGGGGGCGGGCCGGCTGGAGCAGGTGGCCTCCGACCACGCCTACGGCGCGGCGCTGGCGGTACGCCACCTGGCCGGTCTCGGGCACGACCGGGTGGCCCTGGTCGCCCGGGCCGAGAGCCCCAACACCGCCCTGCTGAGCGCCGGTTGCGCCGAGGCCGTGAAGTCCATGGGGCTGGTTCCGGGGCCGGAGTACCGGATCCCGACCACCGGCGACGCGGCGGCGACCGACGCGCGCTTCGAGGAGGTGGTCGGGGCCGTGGCGGCGGGCGAGTTCCGGGCCGCGCTGGTGCACAACGACATCGACGCGATCACCCTGCTCGGCCTGCTGCGCGCCCGGAACCTGCGCGTGCCCGAGGATCTGGCCATGATCACCTACGACGACGAGGTGGCCGAGCTGAGCGAGATCCCGCTCACCGCGGTGGCTCCCCCCAAGCAGGCGGTGGGCTCGTGGGCCCTGGAACTGGTGCTGCGCCGGCTGGCCGACCCGGCCGCGCCGCTGGCCGAGGTGCTGCTCCGCCCGGAGCTGCGGGTACGGGCCTCCTGCGGGGCCGGCGGGGCCGCCCGGCCGTCCTGA
- a CDS encoding ABC transporter substrate-binding protein, which yields MAILGALVTGCGSAESGKGGTTAAGPATGAVTFWSFVKGSDKVAEAFNQTHPNIKVTFESVPSGQEYYSKLTNAVKAGTVPDAAVVEYPQLPEFAAQGALEPLDGSLTATVKSEFPEPVRQLVELGGKTWGVPRDAAPLMMYYRNDFFTAHRIAVPKTWDEYRTMAQQVKQADPNARGGVLFTDNPGLLTALAWQAGAHWFGIQGDSWKVSLTDPASRKVADYWGDLAKQDLVSSLSTLDPFWTSVQQGKTVAYVCASWCAGSLQATVADQAGKWSVAPVPTWDGKPASAMYGGSSFVIPKGAKNSAAAAEFIKWITTDPEGMKAWVSSGTSSMFPADPKLVPVAKAAYPTTYFGGQDVYAVGGASYDAVLPGWTWGPVMGTTNTAIVDQLPKVAGGASLADVLDGAQQATVKDVQHRGMQLAP from the coding sequence GTGGCCATCCTCGGCGCCCTCGTCACGGGCTGCGGAAGCGCGGAGAGCGGGAAGGGCGGGACGACCGCAGCCGGCCCGGCGACCGGCGCGGTCACCTTCTGGTCCTTCGTCAAGGGCTCCGACAAGGTCGCCGAGGCCTTCAACCAGACCCACCCGAACATCAAGGTGACCTTCGAGTCGGTGCCCTCCGGCCAGGAGTACTACTCCAAGCTCACCAACGCGGTGAAGGCCGGCACCGTCCCGGACGCCGCAGTGGTCGAGTACCCGCAGCTGCCGGAGTTCGCCGCCCAGGGCGCCCTGGAGCCCCTGGACGGCTCCCTCACCGCCACGGTCAAGAGCGAGTTCCCGGAGCCGGTGCGGCAGTTGGTCGAACTGGGCGGCAAGACCTGGGGCGTCCCCCGGGACGCCGCCCCGCTGATGATGTACTACCGCAACGACTTCTTCACCGCCCACCGGATCGCCGTCCCCAAGACCTGGGACGAGTACCGGACGATGGCCCAGCAGGTGAAGCAGGCCGACCCGAACGCCCGCGGCGGGGTCCTGTTCACCGACAACCCGGGCCTGCTGACCGCCCTCGCCTGGCAGGCCGGGGCGCACTGGTTCGGCATCCAGGGCGACTCCTGGAAGGTCTCGCTCACCGACCCGGCCTCCCGCAAGGTCGCCGACTACTGGGGCGACCTCGCCAAGCAGGACCTCGTCAGCTCGCTGAGCACGCTCGACCCGTTCTGGACCAGCGTCCAGCAGGGCAAGACCGTCGCCTACGTCTGCGCCAGCTGGTGCGCGGGCTCCCTCCAGGCGACCGTCGCCGACCAGGCCGGCAAGTGGTCGGTGGCCCCCGTCCCGACCTGGGACGGCAAGCCGGCCTCCGCGATGTACGGCGGCTCGTCCTTCGTGATCCCCAAGGGCGCCAAGAACAGCGCGGCGGCCGCCGAGTTCATCAAGTGGATCACCACCGACCCCGAGGGCATGAAGGCCTGGGTCTCCTCCGGCACCAGCAGCATGTTCCCCGCCGACCCGAAGCTGGTGCCGGTCGCCAAGGCCGCCTACCCCACCACCTACTTCGGCGGCCAGGACGTGTACGCCGTCGGCGGCGCCTCCTACGACGCGGTCCTGCCCGGCTGGACCTGGGGCCCGGTCATGGGCACCACGAACACCGCGATCGTCGACCAGCTGCCCAAGGTCGCCGGCGGCGCGAGCCTGGCCGACGTCCTGGACGGCGCGCAGCAGGCCACCGTCAAGGACGTCCAGCACCGGGGCATGCAGCTCGCTCCCTAG
- a CDS encoding hydroxyacid dehydrogenase, which produces MGRRHRDALFPPAAVERLARHVDIDPQLVVEDAGGFDRIADLASVELLVTSWGCPPLDAAALARMPALKAVVHAAGSVKHHVTEACWDRGLRVSTAAAANAVPVAEYTLAAVLFANKRVLEIGGLYREHRTALDWSAHFPGFGNYRRTIGIVGASMVGRRMLELLRAFDFDVLVADPHLDPAEARTLGARPVDLDELLALCDVVSLHAPALPETHHLLDTRRLALMRDGATLVNTGRGSLVDTAALTAELRSGRLHAVLDVTEPEVLPADSPLYALPNVLLTPHIAGSLGGELLRITGSALEEVERYCAGREFAHPVSRAALSVSA; this is translated from the coding sequence ATGGGGCGCCGACACCGCGACGCGCTCTTCCCGCCGGCCGCCGTCGAGCGGCTCGCCCGCCACGTCGACATCGACCCGCAGCTCGTCGTCGAGGACGCCGGGGGCTTCGACCGGATCGCGGACCTCGCCTCCGTCGAGCTGCTGGTCACCTCCTGGGGCTGCCCCCCGCTGGACGCCGCCGCGCTGGCCCGGATGCCCGCGCTGAAGGCGGTCGTGCACGCCGCCGGGAGCGTCAAGCACCATGTGACGGAGGCCTGTTGGGACCGCGGCCTGCGCGTCTCCACGGCCGCCGCGGCCAACGCCGTCCCGGTCGCCGAGTACACCCTCGCCGCCGTGCTGTTCGCCAACAAGCGCGTCCTGGAGATCGGCGGCCTCTACCGCGAGCACCGGACCGCCCTGGACTGGTCGGCGCACTTCCCCGGCTTCGGCAACTACCGGCGCACCATCGGCATCGTCGGCGCCTCCATGGTCGGGCGCCGGATGCTGGAGCTGCTGCGCGCCTTCGACTTCGACGTCCTGGTGGCCGACCCCCACCTCGACCCGGCCGAGGCCCGCACCCTCGGGGCCCGGCCGGTCGACCTGGACGAGCTGCTCGCGCTCTGCGACGTCGTCTCGCTGCACGCCCCCGCGCTGCCCGAGACCCACCACCTGCTGGACACCCGGCGCCTGGCCCTGATGCGGGACGGCGCGACGCTCGTCAACACCGGGCGGGGCTCGCTGGTCGACACCGCGGCGCTGACCGCCGAACTCCGCTCGGGCCGCCTGCACGCCGTCCTCGACGTCACCGAGCCCGAAGTGCTCCCGGCCGACTCGCCGCTGTACGCGCTGCCCAACGTGCTGCTGACCCCGCACATCGCCGGGTCGCTCGGCGGCGAGCTGCTGCGGATCACCGGGAGCGCCCTGGAGGAGGTCGAACGCTACTGTGCCGGACGGGAGTTCGCCCACCCGGTGAGCCGTGCGGCACTGTCCGTCTCGGCCTGA